One Herpetosiphonaceae bacterium genomic window, CGGGATCGAGATGGTCTATCAAGACCTGGGTCTGGCGGGCAACATGACGATCGCCGAGAACATCTTTCTGGGCCGCGAGCCGGTCAGGAGCTACCTGGGCGGCCTGATCCGGCTGATCGATCGTCCGGCGATGCTCCAGCAGACGCGCGAGCACCTGGACCGGCTGCACATCACGGTCAAGCATATCGAGCAGCGCACCGAGCAGCTTTCGGGCGGGCAGCGGCAGGCGGTGGCAATCGCGCGAGCGACGGCGTTCAATACCCGTGTGGTGATCATGGACGAGCCGACCGCCGCGCTGGCGATCAAAGAGGTGCGCAAAGTGCTCGATCTGATCCGCTCGCTCAAGGAGCACAGCGTCGCGGTGATCCTGATCAGCCACCGCATGGACGACATCTTTTACGTGTGCGATCGGGTGATGGCGCTGTACCACGGGCGCAACTTCGCTGAAGCGCCGATCGGCGCGGTCCAGCCCGACGACGTGGTCGGCTGGATCATGGGCTTGCAGCCAGGGCAGCATATGGAGCAGGATCATGCAGCAGACGCAGGCTAACGCGGCGCGCGCGCAGCAGGCGCGGCTCCAGATGTTGCAGCTCATCGATCGCTTCGGCATCGTGCTGGTGCTGCTGCTGATGGTGCTTGGCCTTTCGATGCTGCGTCCGGCGACGTTTCCCACCGCCGAGAACTTCGCCAACATCGGGCGGCAGGTGCCGTTCATCGCGCTGCTGGCGCTGGGCCAGTTCTTCGTCGTGCTGACGGCGGGCATCGATCTGTCGGTCGGCTCGGTGATGGCGCTCAGCATGGTCACGCTGGCGCTCGGCGCGCAAGCCGGGCTTCCGACGATCGTGCTGCTGCTGATCCCGCTGCTGGTCGGGCTGGGCGTCGGCGCGCTCAACGGCCTGGGCCTGACCTGGCTGCGGCTGCCGCATCCGTTCATTATGACGCTCGGCACGCAGTACATCGCGCGCGGCGCGACCAATCTGGTCACGGGCGGCGTGCCGATCTCCGGCCTGCCGGAGCCGGTGCGCTGGTTCGGCGCGGGCGATCTGCGCCTCGTGCGCCTGGGCGACGACACGATCGTCGCGCCGGTGGCGATCCTGCTTGTCTTCGCGCTGTACGGGCTGGCGGCGCTGTTTCTGAACCGTACCCGCACGGGACGGCACATCTACGCGGTCGGGGGCAATCCCCAGGCGGCGCTCTACGCCGGGATCAACGTCGATCGCGTGCTGCTGGTGGTTTACTGCGCCTCAGGGCTGCTGGCCGGGCTGGCGGGGCTGATCCTGGCGGGCCGCACCAACTCCGGCTATCCCAACGCGGGCATCGGCGACGAGCTGTACGCGATCGCCGCTGTAATCATCGGCGGGGCCAGCTTCTTCGGCGGGCGC contains:
- a CDS encoding ATP-binding cassette domain-containing protein, which gives rise to MSAALIEMRGICKYFGAVTALDHVNLALHEGEVLGVVGDNGAGKSTLMKVLSGVYQHDAGEILWQGQAVRFASPGDSRRRGIEMVYQDLGLAGNMTIAENIFLGREPVRSYLGGLIRLIDRPAMLQQTREHLDRLHITVKHIEQRTEQLSGGQRQAVAIARATAFNTRVVIMDEPTAALAIKEVRKVLDLIRSLKEHSVAVILISHRMDDIFYVCDRVMALYHGRNFAEAPIGAVQPDDVVGWIMGLQPGQHMEQDHAADAG
- a CDS encoding ABC transporter permease; protein product: MQQTQANAARAQQARLQMLQLIDRFGIVLVLLLMVLGLSMLRPATFPTAENFANIGRQVPFIALLALGQFFVVLTAGIDLSVGSVMALSMVTLALGAQAGLPTIVLLLIPLLVGLGVGALNGLGLTWLRLPHPFIMTLGTQYIARGATNLVTGGVPISGLPEPVRWFGAGDLRLVRLGDDTIVAPVAILLVFALYGLAALFLNRTRTGRHIYAVGGNPQAALYAGINVDRVLLVVYCASGLLAGLAGLILAGRTNSGYPNAGIGDELYAIAAVIIGGASFFGGRGSVLGVLSGVLIIGLLRNGLNLLNISVFWQQVLIGVVIVAAVYGDVLRQRFARK